From the genome of Periplaneta americana isolate PAMFEO1 chromosome 15, P.americana_PAMFEO1_priV1, whole genome shotgun sequence, one region includes:
- the PrBP gene encoding retinal rod rhodopsin-sensitive cGMP 3',5'-cyclic phosphodiesterase subunit delta — MAPKGEDILKGFQVNWMNLRDADTGKILWQLNEDLSVPEVEHEARVPKKVLKCRAVSREINFSSIEPMEKFRLEQKILFKGRCLEEWFFEFGFVIPNSTNTWQSLIEAAPESQMMPANVLNGNVVIETKFFDDDLLVSTSRVRLYYV, encoded by the exons ATGGCACCTAAAGGTGAAGATATATTGAAAGGTTTTCAAGT AAATTGGATGAACTTGCGGGATGCAGATACTGGAAAAATTTTATGGCAGTTGAACGAAGATCT GTCTGTACCTGAAGTAGAACATGAAGCAAGAGTTCCTAAGAAGGTCCTGAAATGTCGAGCAGTTTCACGGGAAATAAACTTTTCTTCAATTGAACCAATGGAAAAATTCAGATTGGAACAGAAGATATTGTTTaag GGGCGATGTCTTGAAGAATGGTTCTTTGAATTTGGCTTTGTAATTCCGAATTCAACAAACACATGGCAGTCATTAATAGAGGCTGCGCCCGAGTCACAAATGATGCCTGCAAATGTGTTAAA TGGTAACGTTGTTATTGAGACAAAGTTTTTTGATGACGATCTTTTGGTCTCAACCTCAAGAGTTCGACTGTATTATGTATGA